The nucleotide sequence AAATATGCTGTAGATGTAAATGCCTTGGCAGGACTTTTTGGAGGCGGTGGTCATATTAAGGCTGCTGGATTTAAAACTGACAAAAATTCCCATGAAATATTGGACATAATAATTAAAAATATGAGTTTAGGAGGCAAATAATGAAGAAAAAACTATTAATAGTTGCTCTATTAGCGTTGACACTGGGTGCTTGTTCAAACGACGGTGTATCTAACGTAAGGAAAGATGATAAGATCCAAAGTATGAGAGATTACGATTCTGTACAAGGGGTAGTATCTCCTAAGAGAAAAGTTGTCATAGCTGAATTTAAGAATCAAACTAGATTTGGAAGCAGAAGATTGGGAAGCAGCTTAACTGATGTTATCACTACAGAACTTGTAAAGAGTAATAGATTTATTGTTTTAGAGAGGGAAGATCTATCTAAAGTAATGCAGGAAATTAACTTTTCTAATACTCTAGGGCAGGGGCAGTTAGCATCTGAAAGAAAATTCCAGGATGCAGATTACGTTATAACAGGTGCAATTACTAAATATTCTGTAAATACAACTGGAAATAAGGGACTTGTCTCTAGTAGTAAAACTCAAAGAGCTGAGATCTCATTTGACATGAAAATGATAAATGTAAGAACTGGAGAAGTAGTTCTCTCTGATCAAGGAGAAGGTGTCTCAGACGTTGAATATGGCACTACTCTAGGTATTGGAAGTACAGGTGGATATGATGAAGGTCTAGAGCAAGAAGCCTTTAGAGCAGCAGCTATAAACGTTATGGACAACATTATAAAAACTGTGGATAAAACACCTTGGATGGCAAATGTAGCTAAGATATCTGGAAATAAACTTTATATCAATGCAGGTCAAAAAAGTAATGTGGAAATAGGTACAAAATTAGGCGTCTACAAACAGGGAGAGAAGATTGAATTCAATGGTAAATTCTTAGGATTTGAAGAGAATAAAGTAGGAGAAGCAAAGGTAGTGGATTATCTAGGTGAAGATGCTGCTATCTTAGAATATAAAGGTGAAGCTTTCAGTATTCCTGGTGTAGTAAAGTTGATGAAGTAGTATGAAGAGGTATAAGTTATTTTTATTATTTATTCTCTTAATATTTATAGGTTGTACACCAAAGCAAGATTTTGTATTAAAAGCTACTCCCTCAATATCACCAGCTAAATTGGCTATTTTACCTATCAATAACAACACAAATGATGTAGCTGGAGGATTTATCTTCCGGGGAGTAGTTTATAATAATTTTGAACAGAACAATC is from Psychrilyobacter atlanticus DSM 19335 and encodes:
- a CDS encoding CsgG/HfaB family protein, with the translated sequence MKKKLLIVALLALTLGACSNDGVSNVRKDDKIQSMRDYDSVQGVVSPKRKVVIAEFKNQTRFGSRRLGSSLTDVITTELVKSNRFIVLEREDLSKVMQEINFSNTLGQGQLASERKFQDADYVITGAITKYSVNTTGNKGLVSSSKTQRAEISFDMKMINVRTGEVVLSDQGEGVSDVEYGTTLGIGSTGGYDEGLEQEAFRAAAINVMDNIIKTVDKTPWMANVAKISGNKLYINAGQKSNVEIGTKLGVYKQGEKIEFNGKFLGFEENKVGEAKVVDYLGEDAAILEYKGEAFSIPGVVKLMK